One segment of Segatella copri DNA contains the following:
- a CDS encoding AAA family ATPase encodes MENPFIITGKIKPEYFCDREVEAERIIRKVTSGENIVLMAARRVGKSKLIDFCLDSPMVKNDFIAISIDILRTSSIQEFAFELGKAVFEQAHRSQKMLKMVVNTLKSINGCFGYDPISNTPTFNLSLGDISNPIYTLDEIFACLEHADKKCIVAIDEFQQIGYYPEKNMEAILRTYVQKCSNANFIFSGSERHLITKMFSEKAHPFYNSADMLNLEVIPYDKYLEFAKSLFARFGKDVEEEAVRDVYDTFGGNTYYMQKVFHEAFNQTDVKGKADKAMAEAIIHMMILDNDRKFSEILSRLTLPQKELLYAIAKDGIAKQITSTVFVKRHNLRSASSVQSAIRKLLEYHLVSTSLGTYYIDDQLMKLWLN; translated from the coding sequence ATGGAGAATCCTTTTATTATCACAGGCAAGATTAAGCCAGAGTACTTCTGCGACAGAGAGGTGGAGGCAGAAAGAATCATCCGAAAGGTAACTTCGGGTGAAAATATTGTGTTGATGGCTGCACGGCGTGTGGGCAAAAGTAAGCTTATCGACTTTTGTCTCGACTCGCCGATGGTCAAGAATGATTTTATCGCCATTTCCATCGACATACTCCGTACTTCGAGCATCCAGGAGTTTGCCTTCGAACTAGGTAAGGCTGTTTTCGAACAGGCTCATCGCAGTCAGAAGATGCTCAAGATGGTGGTCAACACATTGAAATCTATCAATGGGTGTTTCGGCTATGATCCCATCTCGAACACGCCGACCTTTAACCTTTCGCTAGGTGATATCTCCAATCCGATCTATACCCTGGATGAGATATTTGCCTGTTTGGAGCATGCTGACAAGAAATGTATCGTGGCGATAGACGAGTTCCAGCAGATTGGCTATTATCCAGAGAAGAACATGGAAGCAATATTACGCACTTATGTGCAGAAATGCAGCAATGCCAACTTCATATTCTCAGGTAGCGAGCGCCATCTCATTACGAAGATGTTCTCCGAAAAGGCGCATCCATTCTACAATAGTGCCGATATGCTGAACTTGGAGGTGATACCATACGATAAGTACTTGGAATTTGCGAAAAGTTTGTTTGCCAGGTTTGGGAAGGACGTGGAGGAAGAGGCTGTGCGTGATGTCTATGATACGTTCGGAGGAAATACGTATTATATGCAGAAGGTGTTTCATGAAGCTTTCAACCAGACGGATGTAAAGGGCAAGGCTGACAAGGCAATGGCGGAAGCCATCATCCACATGATGATATTGGACAACGACCGCAAGTTTAGTGAAATCCTGTCGCGTCTCACGCTCCCTCAGAAGGAATTGCTTTATGCAATAGCCAAGGATGGCATTGCCAAGCAGATTACTTCCACGGTTTTTGTAAAACGGCATAATCTACGCTCTGCCAGCAGCGTTCAGTCTGCCATCAGGAAATTGCTGGAGTATCATCTGGTATCTACTTCCTTGGGCACGTACTATATTGATGACCAACTGATGAAGTTGTGGCTGAATTAG
- a CDS encoding glycoside hydrolase family 2 protein encodes MYLKQTFLMIALGAMAMTAAAQASIDTQRQYLSGHGCDDMVNWDFYCTGGRNAGKWTKIGVPSCWELQGFGTYQYGMRFYGKATPEGIADEKGKYKYEFTLPQEWEGKQIELVFEAVMTDAKVTINGRKAGNGLHQGGFYRFTYDVSDRIFFGKHKNRLEVEVSKESSNSQVNMAERRADYWNFGGIFRPVFIVAKPAQNIDRVAIDAKGDGHFMADCYLNRAVKGAKVKTEILDEKGKVVASNVADARNSDEAHVDFLTKAPKQWIAETPHLYTAVFTLQDAAGKTLHRERQKFGFRTIEYRASDGVYINGQKVIFKGVNRHSFRPETGRTLSKAKNIEDVKLIKSMNMNAVRLSHYPADPEFLEACDSLGLYVECELSGWHWAHPTIVGKQLVKEMITRDENHPSIIFWSNGNEGGFNYELEPDFALWDKQKRVVLYPWANRNGFETKHYRSYGETQEYMRQKEIFMPTEFLHGLYDGGHGAGLKDYWDMMMANPRCAGGFLWDLMDQGVVRTDKNNYVDCMGNFGADGIVGPHAEKEGSYYTIKEVWCPVQLTWNDVEKGELTLSNQYNFVNLKDCRFSYRLLQMPAMGSTQVKVLKQGNLSSPDVAPGKEAQVKIPMMANADAVEIKAVNHEGEEIMTWSRGVKSEERRVKNSSALSTSSAAYADQADAVEVKAGGRTYRFAKKDGRLLGVEVGGKAISLSNGPRFMAARRSDRSLDQFYNHDDKEAEKKKTLYTEFVDQGAFVGFEWKEAEAKLVATYQHGSLDEVDWQFLSDGSVAVTCHYNFGGVVDMMGMAFDYPESKVRSKAWVGNGPYRVWQNREQGPQYGYWQNDYNDPIPAESWDYPEFKGYFANVKWMQFKTDEGKIGFSGLTADEHMGVYTPRDGRDGLLYTLPQTGLAVFKVIPSVRNKVNTTDLNGPSAQPKWLNGKGKAVFTLNFEL; translated from the coding sequence ATGTATCTAAAACAAACGTTTTTAATGATAGCTTTGGGGGCGATGGCGATGACTGCTGCCGCACAGGCTAGTATTGATACACAGCGCCAGTATCTCTCGGGACATGGATGTGATGATATGGTGAACTGGGACTTCTACTGCACAGGTGGTAGGAATGCCGGCAAGTGGACCAAGATTGGGGTGCCTTCCTGCTGGGAACTCCAGGGATTCGGTACCTATCAGTATGGTATGCGATTCTACGGAAAGGCTACTCCAGAAGGTATTGCTGACGAAAAAGGAAAATATAAATATGAGTTTACGCTGCCACAGGAGTGGGAGGGCAAACAGATAGAACTCGTCTTCGAAGCCGTGATGACCGATGCCAAGGTAACCATCAACGGCAGAAAGGCGGGAAACGGTTTGCATCAGGGCGGTTTCTATCGCTTTACTTACGATGTGAGCGACCGCATCTTCTTCGGAAAACATAAAAACCGACTCGAAGTGGAGGTGAGCAAGGAGAGTAGCAACAGTCAGGTGAACATGGCAGAGCGCCGTGCTGACTACTGGAACTTCGGCGGCATCTTCCGTCCTGTATTCATCGTGGCGAAACCTGCGCAGAACATCGACCGTGTGGCAATTGATGCCAAGGGGGATGGTCATTTTATGGCAGACTGCTACCTGAACCGTGCCGTCAAGGGGGCGAAGGTGAAGACCGAGATTCTGGATGAGAAAGGAAAGGTGGTAGCATCGAACGTGGCTGATGCCAGAAACAGCGATGAGGCGCATGTCGACTTTCTGACAAAGGCTCCTAAGCAGTGGATTGCCGAGACTCCACATCTCTATACTGCCGTTTTCACACTCCAGGATGCAGCAGGCAAGACGCTCCACAGAGAGCGTCAGAAGTTCGGCTTCCGCACCATCGAATACCGTGCCAGCGATGGCGTTTATATCAATGGTCAGAAAGTCATCTTCAAAGGTGTGAACCGTCACAGCTTCCGTCCTGAGACCGGTAGAACGCTGAGCAAGGCGAAGAATATAGAAGATGTGAAACTCATCAAGAGTATGAACATGAATGCCGTGAGATTGAGTCATTATCCTGCCGATCCTGAGTTTCTGGAGGCATGCGATTCGCTCGGTCTCTATGTGGAATGTGAGTTGAGCGGCTGGCATTGGGCGCATCCTACCATCGTGGGCAAGCAGCTGGTGAAGGAGATGATTACCCGTGATGAGAACCATCCTAGCATCATCTTCTGGAGCAACGGTAACGAGGGTGGTTTCAACTATGAACTGGAACCAGACTTCGCTCTCTGGGACAAACAGAAGCGCGTGGTTCTCTATCCTTGGGCTAACCGCAACGGCTTTGAAACCAAGCATTACCGCTCTTATGGCGAGACCCAGGAGTATATGCGACAGAAGGAAATCTTCATGCCTACCGAGTTCCTGCATGGTCTGTATGACGGTGGACACGGAGCAGGACTGAAGGATTACTGGGACATGATGATGGCAAACCCTCGCTGTGCCGGCGGATTCCTCTGGGATCTGATGGACCAAGGTGTGGTGCGTACCGACAAGAACAATTATGTAGACTGTATGGGTAACTTCGGAGCCGATGGTATCGTGGGCCCTCATGCCGAGAAGGAAGGCTCTTACTATACGATTAAAGAGGTATGGTGCCCGGTACAGTTGACTTGGAATGATGTGGAGAAAGGTGAACTCACCTTATCTAATCAGTATAACTTCGTGAATCTGAAGGATTGCCGCTTCTCTTATCGTCTGCTGCAGATGCCAGCGATGGGCAGCACTCAGGTCAAGGTATTAAAGCAGGGCAATCTCTCTTCTCCGGATGTAGCTCCGGGTAAGGAAGCCCAGGTGAAGATACCGATGATGGCGAATGCTGATGCGGTAGAAATCAAGGCTGTGAACCATGAAGGTGAGGAAATCATGACATGGAGCAGGGGAGTGAAGAGTGAAGAACGAAGAGTGAAAAATTCAAGTGCTCTAAGTACTTCATCTGCTGCTTATGCTGACCAGGCTGATGCTGTTGAAGTGAAGGCGGGTGGCAGAACTTATCGCTTTGCCAAGAAAGATGGCAGACTGTTGGGTGTTGAGGTTGGTGGCAAGGCAATCTCGCTGAGCAATGGTCCTCGGTTTATGGCTGCCAGAAGAAGCGACCGCAGTCTGGACCAGTTCTATAATCACGATGACAAAGAGGCTGAGAAGAAAAAGACACTTTATACCGAGTTTGTTGACCAGGGTGCTTTCGTCGGTTTCGAATGGAAGGAAGCGGAGGCAAAGCTGGTGGCTACATATCAGCATGGCTCACTCGATGAGGTAGACTGGCAGTTCCTTTCTGACGGTTCGGTGGCTGTAACCTGTCATTACAATTTCGGTGGCGTAGTAGATATGATGGGCATGGCTTTCGACTATCCGGAAAGCAAGGTCCGCAGCAAGGCTTGGGTGGGCAACGGTCCTTACCGGGTTTGGCAGAACCGCGAACAGGGTCCGCAATACGGCTATTGGCAGAACGACTATAATGACCCGATTCCAGCCGAAAGCTGGGATTATCCAGAGTTTAAAGGCTACTTTGCCAACGTGAAGTGGATGCAGTTCAAGACTGATGAAGGAAAGATCGGCTTCTCTGGTCTGACTGCCGATGAGCACATGGGTGTTTATACCCCTCGTGATGGTCGTGATGGTCTGCTCTATACCTTGCCACAAACCGGTCTGGCAGTCTTCAAGGTGATACCTTCAGTAAGAAACAAGGTGAATACCACCGACCTCAACGGACCTTCAGCCCAGCCAAAATGGCTGAACGGCAAGGGCAAGGCTGTGTTTACTTTGAACTTTGAGCTTTGA
- a CDS encoding glycoside hydrolase family 2 TIM barrel-domain containing protein, translating to MMNKRKIMIMMAGMVLPILAPQASAAAEHHDWEDQHVLSINREPARAAFMPYQAKKGDSQMSLNGEWKFRWTKTPEERIVDFYRADYSCKDWKTLAVPANWEVNGYGTPIYISAGYPFKINPPYVMTTPKKDWTTYEERNPTGQYKRSFQLKANSLLFRQDRQTFLRFEGVMSAFYVWVNGEKVGYSQGSMEPSEFNVTPYLKAGKNEIAVEVYKYSDGSYLEDQDFWRFGGIHRDVWLYSTPNVRIRDFAVRTLPQLSSAASSPCDFTLQINPQLAVAAGEKGEGYRLMAWLEDAEGKGVMLKLPGADRPEASLQASADEILDLNHKAALMNEWYPQRGGRKFERMEGVVEKPHAWTAETPYLYTLKLALLDKQGSVVEQVQQRIGFRWVSVENGQLMVNGKPIKLRGVNRHEHDPKLARVMTEEMMQRDIRLMKQANVNAVRTSHYPNVSRWYELCDSAGIYVMDEADCETHGLRGTLTSTPDWNAAFLDRAVRMAERDKNHPSIIFWSLGNESGFGANHAAMAGWLHTFDPTRLVHYEGAQTPYQPAKGLSEKDFDETDPACVDVMSRFYPRVKAEYLNPGVPEGSDKERAENARWEHLLDIAMRKNDNRPVLTSEYAHCMGNALGNFKEYWEEIYSHPRMAGGFIWDWVDQGIYAPGTNHVLYGGDFGDKPNLKAFCLNGVVFSDRSVSAKYQEVKHVYAPVWITQKGDEIWVKNHHSHLSLENFSCQYQVTKNGAVGQEGELKMPSVQPGDSARLCSLHDFKTYKNTDSRLNLSVISQQGVEVGREQIALSDDLYEAGRKLAADAMKRYKSSRRLATLSTAELLARNFSVIPQFFRAPTDNDKSFGNWIAKDWKKTHLDSTLSAIPLKDGEYVYHYGEDGASDKAGSSASAKSGGNIRLRLEVSPQQDGFVDVKATYSFEGNLPELPRLGLMLELPRVAYDQVKWYGRGPWENYPDRKQSCPIGWYESSVENQFTHYPRPQDNGNHEDCSYIELTNKNGKNALQVIAAGDTPLSFSALPYSVTDLYAAHHDFELKQSGNPNLRYTCLSLDCAVLGLGNSSCGPGVLKKYSIDKTKTYTLHFKMRIL from the coding sequence ATGATGAACAAACGGAAAATCATGATCATGATGGCTGGGATGGTTTTGCCAATCCTTGCACCTCAGGCTTCAGCCGCTGCAGAGCACCATGACTGGGAAGACCAGCATGTGCTTTCCATCAACCGGGAACCGGCACGGGCTGCATTCATGCCTTATCAGGCAAAGAAGGGAGATAGCCAGATGTCGCTCAACGGAGAATGGAAGTTCAGATGGACGAAGACGCCGGAGGAACGAATCGTGGATTTCTATCGTGCTGACTATAGCTGCAAGGACTGGAAAACGCTCGCAGTACCAGCCAACTGGGAGGTGAATGGATATGGTACACCTATCTATATATCAGCAGGTTATCCCTTTAAAATCAATCCTCCTTATGTGATGACTACACCTAAGAAGGACTGGACTACCTACGAGGAACGCAATCCTACCGGACAATATAAACGTAGCTTCCAGCTGAAGGCAAACTCGCTGCTGTTCCGGCAGGACCGTCAGACCTTCCTGCGTTTTGAAGGCGTGATGAGCGCCTTCTATGTATGGGTGAACGGCGAGAAGGTTGGTTATTCGCAGGGTTCGATGGAGCCGAGCGAATTTAACGTGACTCCTTATCTGAAGGCAGGCAAGAACGAGATAGCCGTAGAGGTTTACAAGTATAGCGACGGCAGTTATCTGGAAGATCAGGACTTCTGGCGCTTCGGTGGCATCCACCGTGATGTTTGGCTCTATTCCACACCGAATGTCCGCATCCGTGATTTCGCCGTCCGCACCCTGCCGCAGCTCTCTTCCGCTGCATCCTCTCCCTGTGATTTCACCCTGCAGATCAATCCGCAACTGGCGGTGGCAGCAGGTGAGAAGGGAGAAGGTTACCGGCTGATGGCGTGGCTGGAGGATGCAGAAGGTAAAGGCGTGATGCTGAAACTGCCGGGAGCTGACAGACCGGAGGCTTCTCTGCAGGCTTCTGCCGATGAGATTCTCGACCTGAATCATAAGGCAGCCCTGATGAACGAATGGTATCCGCAGCGAGGTGGAAGAAAATTCGAACGCATGGAAGGTGTGGTGGAAAAACCGCATGCCTGGACCGCTGAGACACCTTATTTATATACCCTGAAACTGGCACTTCTCGACAAGCAGGGAAGTGTGGTGGAACAGGTACAGCAGCGCATCGGATTCAGATGGGTTTCGGTAGAAAACGGACAGCTGATGGTGAACGGAAAACCTATCAAACTGCGTGGCGTGAACCGGCACGAGCATGATCCGAAGCTGGCACGAGTGATGACCGAGGAGATGATGCAGCGCGATATCCGGCTGATGAAGCAGGCGAACGTGAATGCCGTCAGAACCAGTCATTATCCGAATGTTTCCCGCTGGTATGAACTGTGCGATAGTGCCGGCATCTATGTGATGGACGAGGCAGATTGCGAGACCCACGGACTCCGTGGAACGCTCACCTCTACTCCCGACTGGAATGCCGCCTTTCTGGACAGAGCCGTGAGAATGGCAGAAAGAGACAAGAACCATCCGAGCATCATCTTCTGGAGCTTGGGCAACGAGAGCGGTTTCGGTGCCAATCATGCAGCTATGGCAGGCTGGCTTCATACCTTCGACCCAACGAGACTGGTGCATTATGAAGGTGCTCAGACGCCTTATCAGCCGGCGAAGGGCCTGAGCGAGAAGGATTTTGATGAGACCGACCCAGCCTGTGTGGATGTCATGAGCCGTTTCTATCCCCGTGTGAAGGCAGAGTATTTGAATCCGGGCGTTCCCGAAGGTTCTGACAAGGAGAGAGCGGAGAATGCCCGATGGGAGCATCTGCTGGATATTGCGATGAGAAAGAACGATAATCGTCCTGTGCTTACCAGCGAATATGCCCATTGTATGGGTAATGCGCTGGGTAATTTCAAGGAATATTGGGAGGAGATATACAGTCATCCCCGTATGGCTGGCGGCTTTATCTGGGACTGGGTTGACCAGGGCATCTATGCTCCGGGAACCAACCATGTGCTCTATGGCGGTGATTTCGGTGACAAGCCTAATCTCAAAGCCTTCTGTCTGAATGGTGTGGTCTTCTCCGATCGCTCGGTATCGGCTAAGTATCAGGAGGTAAAGCATGTTTATGCACCGGTGTGGATAACTCAGAAAGGGGATGAAATCTGGGTAAAGAATCATCATTCCCATCTCTCGCTGGAGAACTTCAGCTGCCAGTATCAGGTGACGAAAAATGGTGCTGTCGGTCAGGAAGGAGAGCTGAAGATGCCATCAGTACAGCCGGGTGATAGTGCAAGGTTATGCAGCTTGCACGATTTCAAAACGTATAAAAATACGGATTCCCGATTGAATCTCTCAGTCATTTCCCAGCAGGGTGTAGAGGTAGGAAGGGAGCAGATAGCCCTCAGCGATGACTTGTATGAAGCTGGCAGGAAACTGGCTGCGGATGCCATGAAGCGATACAAGTCTTCCCGCCGTTTGGCAACTCTGTCAACTGCCGAGTTGCTGGCACGCAATTTCTCCGTGATTCCTCAGTTCTTCCGTGCGCCAACCGACAACGACAAGAGTTTCGGCAACTGGATAGCGAAGGATTGGAAGAAGACTCATCTCGACAGCACACTTTCCGCTATCCCGCTGAAGGATGGGGAGTATGTATATCATTATGGTGAGGATGGAGCATCAGATAAGGCTGGTTCTTCGGCATCGGCTAAGTCTGGCGGCAATATCCGTCTCCGCTTGGAGGTATCTCCTCAGCAGGACGGCTTCGTCGACGTGAAGGCTACCTATAGTTTTGAGGGCAATCTGCCTGAACTTCCTCGTCTGGGTCTGATGCTGGAGCTGCCAAGAGTGGCTTACGACCAGGTGAAATGGTATGGCAGGGGACCTTGGGAGAATTATCCTGACCGCAAGCAGTCTTGTCCGATAGGATGGTATGAGAGTAGCGTGGAGAATCAGTTTACCCACTATCCCCGTCCGCAGGACAACGGTAACCATGAGGACTGTTCGTATATCGAACTGACCAATAAAAATGGCAAGAATGCCTTGCAGGTTATCGCTGCCGGCGATACACCTTTGAGTTTCTCTGCCTTGCCATACAGCGTGACAGACCTCTATGCCGCCCATCACGATTTCGAACTGAAGCAGTCGGGTAATCCTAACCTGCGCTACACCTGTCTCAGTCTCGATTGTGCCGTTCTGGGCCTGGGTAACAGCAGTTGCGGACCTGGTGTATTGAAGAAATATTCCATCGACAAAACCAAGACTTATACCCTGCATTTCAAGATGAGAATACTGTGA
- a CDS encoding glycosyl hydrolase encodes MNKKKRYTVMALSALLVASTMAHNDEAKPWTFWYWMYGAVSKAGIHADLVGMKNVGLGGTYLMPIRGVSERPEYQGEAAQLSPKFWEMVDYSFQQADSLGLDMGIHICDGFALAGNPSILPAESMQKVVWTDTIVGGGKKIEGMQMWQPESYKDGKLQPAGSEGGYYQDIAAFAIRCKEKPQLFKPEKIEYTEAVSTAKGYYLAAKPASITYSFHKPVTVRSMRVVPNGNNIQSQRLLVQASDDGINFRDIKQLVPPRQGWQNTMCDYTFSLPTTTARYFRFSWTPEGTEPGAEDLDAAKWKPLLKLENILLSNQPMINQYEGKSGAVWRIETDAAAKSETVAMADVLPLKLENGMVMGVMVNGNLMNKLPKGTWRLLRMGHTSTGQTNATAGTGKGLEVDKFSPAAVRKLFNSWYALFLNRPHSDVVKYLHIDSWECSSQNWGYQFAEEFKARRGYDLIPYLPIMAGVPMESASRYEQVLKDIRLTINDLVNEKFFKTFTDLAHEQDIEVSHESIAPTFPADGLQHYQYADNPMGEYWLNSPTHDKPNDMLDAVSGAHIYNKNIVQAEGFTEVRGVWNETPAMLKPMLDRNLALGMNKLFFHVTAHNPWMDRKPGMTLDGIGLFFQRDNTWYPEARGLVDYITLCQNYLQQGRPVVDIAVFTGEEIPSRSLTPDKLVPMLPGVFGAERVASEQKRMANVGIPMEESPVGVTHSANILDLKDWCNALHGYKYDSMNKDALLKWNFEYSPKGKLPGNQDYRILVVPQPANTLSAEVKAKIEELREEGIIIIDKPYQAKDFSQYGIEPDVVLPENMDYAHRCVLEATGRKDIYFLTNQEDKERQITATFRTRTSKIRQVVKLSLPAYGSAFVILSNKEDMQVISQTGHKLVEEEGVGFAENYPSVLAVADKWKVHFDDIRKDTTVTLPFDWSKSADEKMKYYSGHVTFTSSFEWGDSVPVSAEEKMEVPAEKTKTAPSNDGFIKIQLGKIGDVARVLVNGKQYGYAWTAPYEVYVPKRDLKNGSNEIQIVVANTWHNALQGAGEGKAPFKGIWTNAKYRTKSKALLPAGLLSTINIVY; translated from the coding sequence ATGAATAAGAAAAAACGATATACGGTGATGGCATTGTCGGCGCTTCTGGTAGCGTCGACAATGGCTCATAATGACGAGGCCAAGCCCTGGACCTTCTGGTACTGGATGTATGGCGCCGTTTCCAAGGCAGGTATTCATGCCGATCTGGTCGGTATGAAGAATGTTGGTTTGGGCGGTACCTATCTGATGCCGATCCGTGGTGTCAGCGAACGTCCGGAGTATCAGGGCGAGGCGGCACAGTTGTCACCTAAGTTCTGGGAGATGGTGGATTACTCTTTCCAGCAAGCCGACTCCCTGGGCCTTGACATGGGCATCCATATCTGCGACGGTTTCGCCCTGGCAGGCAATCCGTCTATCCTTCCTGCCGAATCGATGCAGAAGGTGGTATGGACCGATACCATTGTGGGTGGCGGTAAGAAGATAGAAGGCATGCAGATGTGGCAACCCGAAAGTTATAAGGACGGGAAGTTGCAGCCTGCCGGAAGCGAGGGTGGATATTATCAGGATATAGCTGCCTTTGCCATCCGATGCAAGGAGAAACCCCAACTCTTCAAACCGGAGAAGATAGAATATACCGAGGCTGTTTCTACCGCCAAGGGCTATTATCTGGCAGCGAAACCTGCCTCTATCACCTATTCGTTTCATAAACCCGTTACGGTGCGCAGCATGCGGGTGGTGCCTAACGGCAACAACATCCAGTCGCAGCGCCTCCTGGTGCAGGCTTCTGATGACGGCATCAACTTCAGAGATATCAAGCAGTTGGTGCCTCCCCGTCAGGGTTGGCAGAACACAATGTGTGATTATACCTTCAGTTTGCCGACTACCACCGCCCGCTATTTCCGATTCTCATGGACTCCGGAAGGTACAGAGCCGGGAGCAGAAGACCTGGATGCAGCCAAATGGAAACCGCTGCTGAAACTGGAGAATATCCTCTTGAGCAACCAGCCGATGATTAACCAGTATGAGGGAAAATCGGGTGCCGTATGGCGTATCGAAACCGATGCGGCAGCTAAGAGCGAGACCGTGGCGATGGCAGATGTACTGCCTTTGAAACTGGAAAATGGAATGGTGATGGGTGTCATGGTGAACGGCAACCTGATGAATAAGTTGCCTAAGGGCACCTGGCGCCTGTTGCGAATGGGACATACCTCAACAGGACAGACCAATGCGACAGCCGGAACCGGTAAGGGACTCGAAGTGGATAAGTTCTCACCGGCAGCCGTCAGGAAACTTTTCAATTCCTGGTATGCATTGTTCCTGAACCGTCCGCATAGCGATGTGGTGAAGTATCTGCACATCGACTCCTGGGAGTGTAGCAGTCAGAACTGGGGCTATCAGTTTGCCGAGGAGTTCAAGGCACGCCGCGGTTACGACCTCATCCCATACCTCCCGATTATGGCAGGTGTTCCGATGGAGTCGGCTTCCAGATACGAACAGGTACTGAAGGATATCCGTCTCACCATCAATGACCTGGTAAACGAGAAGTTCTTCAAGACCTTTACCGATCTGGCTCATGAACAGGATATAGAAGTATCTCACGAGAGTATTGCACCAACCTTCCCTGCCGATGGTCTGCAGCACTATCAGTATGCCGACAATCCAATGGGAGAATACTGGCTCAATTCGCCTACTCACGATAAACCCAACGACATGCTCGATGCCGTGAGCGGTGCACATATTTATAATAAGAATATCGTTCAGGCAGAGGGATTCACCGAGGTTCGTGGTGTATGGAATGAGACACCAGCCATGCTCAAGCCGATGCTCGACCGCAATCTGGCGCTTGGCATGAACAAGCTCTTCTTCCATGTAACTGCCCATAATCCTTGGATGGACCGCAAGCCGGGTATGACGCTTGATGGCATCGGTCTCTTCTTCCAGCGCGACAATACCTGGTATCCTGAGGCACGTGGTCTTGTGGATTACATCACCCTGTGTCAGAATTATCTGCAGCAGGGCAGACCGGTGGTAGACATCGCCGTGTTTACAGGCGAAGAGATTCCGAGCCGTTCGCTTACTCCGGATAAACTCGTTCCGATGCTTCCGGGTGTGTTTGGTGCAGAACGGGTGGCTAGTGAACAGAAACGTATGGCTAATGTGGGCATTCCGATGGAAGAATCGCCTGTAGGAGTAACTCATTCGGCGAATATCCTCGATCTGAAGGACTGGTGCAATGCCCTGCATGGCTACAAATATGATTCGATGAACAAGGATGCCTTGCTGAAATGGAATTTCGAATACAGTCCGAAGGGCAAGTTGCCTGGAAATCAGGATTACCGCATCCTGGTGGTTCCGCAGCCGGCAAATACCCTGTCTGCCGAGGTAAAGGCGAAGATAGAGGAGTTGCGCGAGGAAGGCATCATTATTATCGACAAGCCTTATCAGGCAAAGGACTTCTCTCAGTATGGCATCGAACCGGATGTTGTTCTGCCCGAGAATATGGATTATGCTCACCGCTGTGTGTTGGAGGCAACAGGCAGAAAGGACATCTATTTCCTGACCAACCAGGAAGATAAGGAACGCCAGATTACGGCAACCTTCCGTACCAGGACTTCCAAAATCCGCCAGGTCGTGAAATTGAGTCTGCCTGCTTATGGTTCCGCTTTCGTTATCCTCTCGAACAAGGAAGACATGCAGGTTATCAGTCAGACAGGTCATAAACTGGTTGAAGAAGAAGGTGTGGGTTTTGCAGAAAACTATCCTTCTGTGCTGGCTGTAGCCGATAAGTGGAAGGTTCATTTCGATGATATCCGCAAAGATACCACCGTAACGCTTCCTTTCGACTGGTCGAAGTCGGCAGATGAGAAGATGAAGTACTACAGCGGTCACGTTACCTTTACCTCTTCTTTTGAATGGGGCGATTCTGTTCCGGTTTCAGCAGAAGAGAAAATGGAAGTTCCAGCCGAGAAAACGAAGACGGCTCCTTCTAATGACGGATTCATCAAAATCCAGTTGGGCAAGATTGGTGATGTGGCACGTGTGCTGGTCAACGGCAAGCAATATGGTTATGCCTGGACAGCTCCTTACGAGGTGTATGTTCCGAAGCGCGACCTGAAGAATGGCAGCAACGAAATACAGATTGTTGTAGCCAATACCTGGCACAATGCGCTGCAGGGTGCTGGCGAGGGAAAGGCTCCGTTTAAGGGAATCTGGACCAATGCCAAATATCGCACCAAGAGCAAGGCGCTCCTGCCTGCTGGATTACTCTCCACGATTAACATCGTGTATTAG